In Leptolyngbya sp. SIO1E4, one DNA window encodes the following:
- a CDS encoding DUF2079 domain-containing protein yields the protein MILSWRKEPGVKRVALIAATFFVIVAGLLLHRYFTYYASYDQGIFNQVFWNNAHGRFFQSSASSQLSTNVVHSGELPMVNYHRLGQHFTPALLLWLPIYALFPSPVTLCVLQAAFTTLAGVLLYALARQYLEPRLSLGIMVSFYGALAVLNPILANFHDLSQMPLFMFGLLLAMERRRWWIFALLCLAILAVREDSAIALFGVGAYMLASRRYPRIGLGVCVLSGIYFLLVTNVFMPFFSDDISKRFMIEEFGEFIEGDEATTLEVLWALLSQPGKLLQSLVSPPEDRLEYLVGHWLPLAFVPAVSPAAWLMSAFPLMKLTLADSGLNTSIRYALSVVPAMFYGGILWWAGQGFARFNQPLASLEPRSPSRNFRRFWSACLLISLVFVPIANSNRVFYFILPDSFQPWVYVPPLTQWQRAGDMNQLVAQIPSEASVSATNHIVPHVSGRRAVLRLPVFSFIDDAGVTQDADYIVADFWRLQRYQVAFRRDRRELDSFSVIVNELLNTQRYGILEFRNGVVLLQKGTASEPLAWQSWQQWYEEFTGVS from the coding sequence ATGATTTTAAGTTGGCGCAAAGAACCAGGTGTAAAGCGGGTTGCGCTGATTGCAGCGACATTTTTTGTGATTGTAGCCGGGTTGTTGCTGCATCGTTATTTCACCTACTACGCCTCCTATGACCAAGGCATTTTTAACCAGGTGTTTTGGAATAATGCCCACGGTCGCTTTTTCCAAAGTTCGGCATCATCGCAGCTATCCACCAATGTGGTGCACAGCGGTGAGCTGCCGATGGTGAATTACCATCGCCTAGGGCAACACTTCACCCCGGCTTTGCTGCTGTGGTTGCCAATTTACGCCCTGTTTCCGTCTCCAGTCACCCTCTGCGTGCTGCAGGCCGCCTTCACCACACTGGCAGGCGTTCTGCTCTATGCCCTGGCGAGACAGTATTTAGAGCCGCGCCTCTCCCTAGGCATCATGGTCAGTTTTTATGGAGCATTGGCGGTGCTCAATCCGATACTGGCCAACTTTCATGATCTGAGCCAGATGCCCCTCTTTATGTTTGGCCTGCTGCTGGCGATGGAAAGGCGACGATGGTGGATTTTCGCGCTGCTGTGTCTGGCCATTCTGGCGGTGAGAGAAGACAGTGCGATCGCCCTCTTTGGTGTAGGCGCGTACATGCTGGCTAGCCGTCGATATCCTCGCATTGGGTTGGGGGTCTGTGTCCTCAGCGGTATCTATTTCTTGCTGGTGACCAATGTCTTCATGCCCTTCTTTTCAGACGACATTTCCAAACGGTTCATGATTGAGGAGTTTGGGGAGTTTATAGAGGGCGATGAAGCAACGACGCTGGAAGTGCTGTGGGCCTTACTCAGTCAGCCGGGTAAGTTATTGCAGTCACTCGTTTCCCCCCCGGAAGACCGGCTGGAATATTTAGTAGGCCACTGGTTACCCCTCGCTTTTGTCCCAGCGGTTTCCCCAGCGGCTTGGCTGATGTCAGCGTTTCCTTTAATGAAATTAACCCTGGCAGACTCAGGCTTAAACACCAGTATTCGATATGCCCTCTCTGTTGTGCCCGCCATGTTTTATGGAGGCATTCTATGGTGGGCGGGCCAAGGGTTCGCCCGCTTCAATCAGCCCTTGGCATCTCTCGAACCTCGTAGCCCGTCTCGCAACTTTCGTCGGTTTTGGAGTGCCTGTTTACTGATTTCACTAGTCTTTGTGCCGATCGCAAACTCTAACCGAGTGTTCTACTTTATCTTGCCCGATTCGTTTCAGCCGTGGGTGTATGTGCCGCCTTTAACCCAATGGCAGCGTGCCGGTGATATGAACCAGCTTGTGGCCCAAATCCCCTCAGAGGCGAGTGTGTCTGCGACCAACCATATCGTTCCCCATGTGTCTGGACGGCGGGCCGTGCTGCGGTTGCCAGTGTTCTCTTTTATAGATGACGCGGGAGTCACCCAGGATGCAGACTACATCGTGGCCGATTTTTGGCGGTTACAGCGGTATCAGGTGGCCTTTCGCCGCGATCGCAGAGAACTCGACTCGTTTAGTGTCATCGTGAATGAGCTGTTAAACACACAAAGATACGGCATTCTTGAGTTTCGCAATGGCGTGGTTTTACTCCAAAAGGGAACCGCCTCCGAGCCGCTGGCCTGGCAAAGCTGGCAGCAATGGTATGAAGAATTCACGGGAGTCTCCTAA
- a CDS encoding GNAT family N-acetyltransferase — protein MKVCALARAVFHEFVAPCYERAGVDEFLRYVDPGSLAKRSSRDHCILLAEHVGNLVGIIEMRRCRHISLLFVAGEIQRQGVATQLLHAAIEICRSNAPNLSEVSVHASPNAVAAYARLGFQAEGAEQLEHGIQYIPMKLRL, from the coding sequence GTGAAAGTTTGTGCTCTGGCTCGGGCTGTCTTTCATGAATTTGTTGCTCCATGCTATGAACGAGCGGGCGTAGACGAGTTCTTGAGATATGTCGATCCCGGTTCACTGGCCAAACGGTCTAGCAGGGATCACTGCATATTGCTTGCAGAACACGTTGGCAATCTGGTGGGGATAATCGAAATGAGGCGCTGCAGGCATATTTCTCTTTTGTTTGTTGCAGGAGAGATTCAGCGCCAAGGGGTTGCTACGCAGCTTTTGCATGCAGCCATTGAAATCTGTCGCAGCAATGCCCCTAATCTGTCTGAGGTCAGCGTGCACGCTTCGCCCAATGCAGTCGCCGCTTACGCGAGGTTAGGGTTTCAAGCAGAAGGCGCTGAGCAACTGGAGCATGGTATTCAGTACATTCCGATGAAATTACGACTCTAG
- a CDS encoding mechanosensitive ion channel family protein → MTDQRFRVAVVVAQQTLPSEETLKNLFREISLEVVLQALLAVLITYGLLIAIRSFTTAVSENVPRRFRLIIKQSVPFLRGIVLIGMGGYLFNLLLNVTGPNLVALTGTLAVALGFAFKDYVSSIIAGVVTLFEGPFRMGDRVQIGDHYGEVVNYGFRTLRLQTPDDNTVAIPHSIAWTDAISNANSGQLEAQVVTQFYFAHEANIELAVELLYQAAYSSRYTQLKLPVVVIISETPWATQLQLKAYPMDARDEFVYKTDLILRIKKACAHHQLPYPQVPDLSQEAAGNASGAPTIHFTH, encoded by the coding sequence ATGACCGATCAACGCTTCAGGGTTGCTGTCGTCGTGGCCCAACAAACCCTGCCATCAGAAGAAACCCTCAAAAACCTGTTTAGAGAAATCAGTCTGGAGGTGGTACTGCAGGCGCTCTTGGCGGTTCTCATCACCTATGGTTTACTGATTGCCATTCGCAGCTTCACGACGGCTGTTTCAGAGAACGTACCCCGCCGGTTTCGCCTCATCATCAAGCAGTCTGTTCCCTTTTTAAGGGGAATTGTGCTGATTGGCATGGGGGGTTACCTGTTCAATTTGCTGCTCAATGTCACGGGGCCGAACTTAGTGGCGCTGACTGGCACGCTCGCAGTGGCGTTAGGATTCGCCTTTAAAGACTATGTCAGCTCAATTATTGCTGGGGTTGTGACCCTGTTTGAGGGGCCATTTCGTATGGGCGATCGGGTTCAAATTGGTGATCACTACGGCGAAGTCGTGAATTATGGCTTTCGCACCCTGCGCCTGCAAACGCCGGACGACAATACCGTTGCCATTCCCCACAGCATCGCCTGGACAGATGCCATCTCAAACGCTAACAGCGGTCAGCTAGAAGCACAGGTCGTGACCCAGTTTTACTTTGCCCACGAAGCCAACATCGAACTTGCGGTCGAACTCTTGTATCAGGCCGCCTATAGCAGCCGTTATACCCAGCTCAAGCTGCCGGTTGTCGTCATTATTTCAGAAACTCCGTGGGCAACTCAGCTTCAGCTCAAAGCCTACCCAATGGATGCCCGAGACGAGTTTGTCTACAAAACAGACCTGATTCTGCGCATCAAAAAAGCCTGTGCTCACCATCAATTGCCATATCCTCAAGTGCCTGACTTGTCCCAAGAGGCAGCAGGCAACGCTAGCGGAGCGCCAACTATTCATTTCACGCACTAA
- a CDS encoding GNAT family N-acetyltransferase, with amino-acid sequence MDSFITALPDIPRWVEVRGMLLAGRGHVYGVELAPVLTGVVLQPDTKLAAVVGQPAFELIREIAQSADEILAVPENVEWVTQALPGWASESATLHGFSDLNRLLESSPESVRLLKPEEISTVPDLPIALQEEFEIASRAGTPIAATWLADRPVAFCYAGAVTETLWDVAIDTLSPYRRRGYATQCFQYLARRMAQEGKQPVWGAVKSNLASAQLATKLGFAAVDSLFVYSRGT; translated from the coding sequence ATGGATTCTTTTATCACTGCATTACCTGATATTCCTCGTTGGGTTGAGGTTCGAGGGATGTTGCTTGCGGGCCGGGGCCATGTCTATGGTGTTGAACTGGCCCCAGTACTCACAGGTGTGGTGCTGCAGCCAGATACTAAACTTGCTGCTGTCGTTGGGCAGCCAGCATTTGAGCTGATTAGAGAGATTGCTCAGAGCGCTGATGAAATTCTTGCTGTGCCGGAAAATGTAGAGTGGGTCACGCAGGCCCTGCCAGGCTGGGCTTCTGAGTCAGCCACGCTACATGGTTTCAGCGACCTCAATCGATTACTAGAATCTTCACCGGAGTCTGTGCGTTTGCTCAAGCCTGAGGAAATCAGCACGGTGCCTGATTTACCGATCGCGCTGCAGGAAGAATTTGAAATTGCCTCTCGCGCTGGTACGCCGATCGCGGCAACCTGGCTAGCCGATCGCCCGGTTGCATTCTGTTACGCGGGTGCCGTTACAGAGACATTATGGGATGTGGCTATCGATACCCTGTCCCCCTACCGCCGCCGAGGATACGCCACCCAATGCTTTCAATATTTAGCACGGCGCATGGCTCAGGAGGGGAAGCAACCCGTTTGGGGCGCCGTCAAGTCCAACCTGGCCTCTGCTCAGCTAGCCACGAAGCTAGGATTTGCTGCTGTTGACTCTTTGTTTGTGTATTCTCGGGGTACCTAA
- a CDS encoding DNA methyltransferase, producing the protein MPSSVTLTNPEDLSNNKLQPCDRAFHDWYRFVLSFPPHLVRHYIEQFALNTDAVLLDPFCGTGTTIVEAKKNELASVGIEAVPMSHFACSTKVQWQVDLEALHQAQERVLSQAQARVDLEPMLSFRPEQAAIILKNSICDRPLHQCLVLQSAIAAESHRAVRDVFNLALAYVAVNHASNLKFGPEVGIRRTKRENAGVFEHWQEKVAQMTEDLAAHAALAHIPARCHRGDARRVRSHLEPCSIDAIITSPPYPNEKDYTRTTRLESVLLGFLQNKADLRAFKQSLIRSNTRNVYKVDDDDRLLTSQSQITRLAQEIEDRRIALNKTSGFERLYHRVTTLYFGGMKRHLTALQPALKPGAKLAYVVGDQASFFQVMIRTGELLAEIATEVGYDVKGIDLFRTRLATATGQQLREEVVVLEWPGTPKQRQYFRVGR; encoded by the coding sequence ATGCCCTCCTCTGTGACCCTGACCAATCCAGAAGATCTCAGCAACAATAAGCTGCAGCCTTGCGATCGCGCTTTCCATGATTGGTATCGGTTTGTCCTTTCATTTCCGCCCCATCTAGTCCGGCACTACATCGAGCAGTTTGCCCTCAATACTGATGCAGTGCTTTTAGATCCCTTCTGTGGCACGGGCACTACCATCGTCGAGGCAAAGAAAAATGAACTGGCCTCCGTGGGAATAGAAGCGGTGCCCATGTCCCACTTTGCCTGTAGTACTAAAGTGCAGTGGCAGGTTGACCTGGAGGCGCTGCATCAGGCCCAAGAACGGGTGCTGTCTCAGGCACAGGCGCGGGTCGATCTCGAGCCCATGCTGAGTTTTCGCCCAGAACAGGCTGCCATCATCCTAAAAAATTCCATTTGCGATCGCCCCCTCCATCAGTGCCTGGTGCTGCAATCCGCGATCGCAGCAGAATCCCATCGTGCTGTACGAGATGTGTTCAATTTGGCCTTGGCTTATGTGGCGGTCAATCATGCGAGCAACCTGAAGTTTGGCCCAGAAGTTGGCATTCGGCGCACCAAGCGAGAAAATGCTGGGGTATTTGAGCACTGGCAAGAAAAAGTCGCCCAAATGACTGAAGATTTAGCGGCCCATGCTGCCCTGGCGCATATTCCAGCTCGGTGCCATCGGGGAGATGCCCGTCGGGTGCGATCGCATCTAGAACCCTGCTCTATTGACGCCATTATCACCTCACCGCCCTATCCCAACGAAAAAGATTACACCCGCACGACTCGTCTGGAGTCGGTGCTGTTGGGCTTTCTACAGAACAAAGCAGACCTGCGGGCGTTTAAGCAATCTCTGATTCGCTCGAATACCCGCAATGTATACAAAGTTGATGACGACGATCGACTATTAACGTCCCAAAGTCAAATTACCCGTCTGGCCCAAGAAATTGAAGACCGACGCATTGCGTTGAACAAAACCTCTGGCTTTGAGCGCCTTTATCATCGGGTCACCACGCTTTATTTTGGGGGCATGAAGCGTCACTTAACTGCATTACAGCCCGCCCTCAAACCCGGTGCTAAGTTGGCCTATGTCGTTGGTGACCAAGCGTCTTTCTTTCAGGTCATGATTCGTACTGGGGAGCTGCTGGCAGAGATTGCGACAGAGGTCGGGTACGACGTGAAAGGGATTGACCTCTTCCGCACCCGCCTGGCCACGGCCACTGGCCAGCAGCTGCGGGAAGAGGTCGTGGTTTTAGAGTGGCCGGGAACGCCGAAACAGCGACAGTATTTTAGGGTAGGACGTTAG
- the rnhA gene encoding ribonuclease HI: MASLPTITAIYTDGACSGNPGPGGWGTVIYFADGSVHEMGGRDAQTTNNRMEMQAAIAGLQLLVTAGQTTPVELLTDSEYVKKGITEWIAGWKRRGWKNSAKKPVLNQDLWQQLDQANQAATRQTGAPVKWTYVRGHAGNVGNERCDEIARAFSLNRSIDLSQHPDAIALGS, encoded by the coding sequence ATGGCTTCTTTGCCTACTATTACAGCCATTTATACTGATGGCGCCTGCTCTGGAAATCCCGGCCCGGGTGGCTGGGGGACAGTGATTTATTTTGCTGATGGATCGGTGCATGAAATGGGCGGTCGCGATGCTCAAACCACGAACAATCGGATGGAAATGCAGGCGGCGATCGCAGGCTTGCAACTCCTGGTAACTGCTGGGCAAACAACCCCCGTCGAGCTGTTGACCGACAGCGAGTATGTGAAGAAGGGTATTACGGAATGGATCGCGGGTTGGAAGCGCCGGGGCTGGAAAAATTCGGCTAAAAAACCGGTTCTCAATCAAGATCTTTGGCAGCAACTGGATCAGGCTAATCAAGCGGCGACTCGCCAAACTGGAGCCCCGGTGAAATGGACCTATGTACGGGGGCACGCTGGCAATGTTGGTAACGAGCGGTGTGACGAGATAGCACGCGCGTTTTCCCTGAACCGCAGTATCGACCTGAGCCAACACCCAGACGCGATCGCCTTAGGATCCTAA
- a CDS encoding MarR family transcriptional regulator — MVGKHIQSWLQSLSARVSPAPVSDLNDALVAVPPGVLNSLSEKMGQLPTPQPYQTTIQDAFTEALQAWQAKPDTTNNSLVVLSRPVEAIAPILKESFQAGWPNCNVQLFLGGYQRPPDPLTIPDHLRRELDPEDTADKETPSPPVTQTDLQGEVPTVMVIPSLEQCFLRCIHGWQGIEYLQNLATQDTSRFWVFGCNHWAWAFLTRVCQVNAYLEQVVPLPELTGEALQAWLSPIFETAVETPMTDGSTLQVEIETDAYWTNLVSLSAGIAATAAQMWRHSLRIRAEKLTDEGTLAADATAISLLQTKPSLPGLMTLEVMDRYLLHSLLIHGEMTRSHLALSLGEADRKIRSRVQVLKREGIILQQGRRLRVCPAHYPKLYSELGNNNFLIGKA, encoded by the coding sequence ATGGTGGGCAAACACATTCAATCTTGGCTACAGAGTCTCTCGGCTCGGGTTTCCCCAGCGCCAGTTTCAGACCTCAATGATGCGTTAGTTGCTGTGCCACCCGGGGTGCTCAATAGCCTGAGTGAAAAAATGGGGCAATTGCCCACGCCCCAGCCCTACCAAACCACCATCCAAGACGCATTTACCGAGGCACTTCAGGCGTGGCAAGCCAAGCCTGACACAACAAACAACAGCCTGGTAGTGCTGAGCCGGCCCGTAGAGGCGATCGCCCCCATTTTGAAAGAGAGTTTCCAGGCAGGGTGGCCCAATTGCAATGTGCAACTTTTCTTGGGCGGCTATCAACGGCCCCCTGATCCCCTCACCATTCCTGACCACCTCCGGCGCGAGCTCGACCCGGAAGATACCGCCGATAAAGAGACCCCCTCCCCACCCGTGACGCAGACCGATCTCCAGGGTGAGGTGCCGACAGTAATGGTGATTCCTAGTCTAGAGCAGTGCTTTCTCCGCTGCATTCATGGCTGGCAGGGGATCGAATATTTGCAAAACCTGGCAACCCAAGACACCTCCAGGTTTTGGGTGTTTGGCTGCAATCATTGGGCCTGGGCCTTTCTGACGCGGGTTTGTCAGGTAAATGCCTACCTAGAGCAAGTGGTTCCCCTGCCTGAACTGACTGGCGAAGCGCTACAGGCATGGCTGAGCCCGATTTTTGAAACAGCGGTCGAAACGCCGATGACCGATGGCTCTACCCTGCAGGTTGAGATAGAAACCGATGCTTATTGGACTAATCTGGTTAGCCTGTCGGCAGGCATTGCAGCCACCGCTGCCCAGATGTGGCGCCATTCCCTTCGCATCCGCGCTGAAAAGTTGACTGACGAAGGTACCCTGGCGGCTGATGCCACTGCGATCTCCCTCTTGCAGACTAAACCCTCATTACCGGGGCTGATGACCTTAGAGGTGATGGATCGCTATTTGCTCCATTCCTTATTGATTCATGGGGAAATGACGCGATCGCACTTAGCCCTCAGTTTGGGAGAGGCTGACCGCAAAATTCGTTCTCGGGTGCAGGTGCTCAAGCGAGAGGGCATTATCCTGCAGCAAGGGCGACGGCTTCGGGTTTGCCCCGCTCACTACCCCAAACTCTATAGCGAACTGGGAAACAACAATTTCTTAATCGGGAAGGCCTAA
- a CDS encoding aldehyde dehydrogenase family protein, translating to MTSVQSLAELTGLIQQVRQAARALEKAEQVSVALADAAKALRAASDKILEANTLDLEASLEMAVPGLVLEWLKLTPERLNTAITLLERLANLDSVTSFACRSDLATAPTSHSYVLGEPLGVVAFVYEALPELAIVAAGLCLRTGNGLILKGGHEASQTNQAIATAFQTAFAQTGLPEHTILMISPSEGEAARRWLMQTPDLDLVIPYGRASLVQQVMREANSPSLSTAIGNCYLYWAHTAPAEAVAKIVLDSQQGIPEPINGIEKILVDAKVSPNALHELRSLLQAGGLTPEAAKSSPLNALHALEDDEIWWHAQLNHAVILAQVPDLPTAIALINEYSHGHADCIVTNSYQESVQFTNQVRSASIYVNASPRFQRNTSQARAIALGMSAQRGLQGGRIGLDTLLTHKAVIQGFVP from the coding sequence ATGACCTCTGTTCAATCCTTAGCAGAATTAACTGGCTTAATTCAACAGGTGCGCCAAGCTGCGAGAGCGTTGGAAAAAGCCGAGCAGGTATCGGTGGCGCTGGCAGATGCCGCTAAAGCATTGAGAGCAGCTTCAGACAAGATCTTAGAAGCGAACACCCTCGATTTAGAGGCCAGCCTAGAGATGGCGGTGCCAGGGTTAGTGCTTGAGTGGCTAAAACTCACGCCAGAACGCCTCAACACCGCGATTACCCTACTGGAGCGTCTTGCCAACCTGGACTCTGTGACCAGCTTTGCGTGCCGGTCTGATTTAGCCACCGCCCCCACATCGCATTCTTATGTTTTAGGTGAACCTTTAGGGGTTGTGGCCTTTGTCTATGAAGCTTTACCTGAGTTAGCTATTGTTGCTGCCGGGCTCTGTTTGCGGACGGGGAATGGACTCATCCTCAAAGGCGGGCACGAGGCGAGCCAAACCAATCAGGCGATCGCGACTGCATTTCAAACTGCCTTTGCTCAAACTGGGTTACCTGAGCACACGATCTTGATGATTTCTCCGAGCGAGGGGGAGGCGGCTCGCCGCTGGCTGATGCAGACGCCTGATTTGGATCTCGTGATCCCTTATGGGCGGGCGAGTTTAGTTCAGCAGGTCATGAGAGAGGCAAACTCACCCAGCTTGTCGACGGCGATCGGCAATTGTTATTTGTATTGGGCGCATACTGCCCCAGCTGAAGCCGTCGCCAAGATTGTGCTAGATAGCCAACAAGGTATTCCAGAGCCCATCAACGGGATTGAAAAAATTTTGGTGGATGCCAAAGTCTCTCCGAACGCCCTCCATGAGCTACGCAGCCTTTTACAGGCAGGGGGCTTGACGCCTGAAGCTGCCAAGAGTTCTCCTCTCAATGCTCTGCATGCTTTAGAAGATGATGAAATTTGGTGGCATGCTCAGTTAAATCACGCGGTGATTCTGGCCCAAGTACCAGACTTGCCGACCGCGATCGCGCTCATTAACGAATATAGCCATGGCCATGCAGACTGTATTGTGACCAACTCTTATCAGGAAAGCGTTCAATTTACTAATCAAGTTCGCAGTGCCTCGATTTACGTGAATGCCTCTCCTCGGTTTCAGCGCAATACCTCCCAGGCCAGGGCGATCGCGCTGGGCATGTCAGCTCAACGAGGGCTCCAAGGGGGGCGTATCGGCTTAGATACTCTCCTTACCCACAAAGCTGTGATTCAGGGCTTTGTCCCTTAA
- a CDS encoding peptidoglycan DD-metalloendopeptidase family protein: MTVRHIRQIRSVRSWRWLVSIVLFACSLILCSTVLTKVPAQATEKPMLLAQSLQELQQQKKNVDQQRQNLRQQSDRLQTETQQAEQKLDGLEDTIAATSGQIEETEYRLAKAETELQALQADLEIAEAAYEEMRQSTVARLQVLQRQQGSTGWAVLLQSENFNQFLERRYQLKRVYDADRNVLIDVKAKADEIKAQREIVEAQKNNVALLRQELLAKKQQYEAEAVQQEQLISRLNQDQAALEAAQAQLARDSESIAVLIREKVAASSGAVRGTGIFVYPVNGRITSGFGNRRHPILGRTRFHAGVDFGASHGTAIYAADAGEVIFAGWYGGYGRAVIIDHGGGITTLYAHASRLYVSVGQSVSQGQAIAAVGSTGLSTGPHLHFEVRQNGNPVNPMAYL; this comes from the coding sequence ATGACAGTAAGGCATATTCGGCAAATCAGATCGGTACGATCATGGCGTTGGCTAGTCAGTATTGTCCTGTTCGCGTGTTCGCTTATTCTCTGCTCGACAGTTCTGACGAAGGTGCCTGCGCAAGCCACAGAGAAGCCGATGTTGCTAGCCCAGTCTCTACAGGAATTACAGCAGCAAAAGAAAAATGTTGATCAGCAACGCCAGAATTTGCGCCAGCAAAGCGATCGCCTGCAAACCGAAACCCAACAGGCTGAACAAAAGCTCGATGGTCTAGAAGACACCATTGCTGCCACTTCAGGCCAAATTGAGGAAACTGAGTATCGCCTGGCTAAGGCTGAAACCGAATTGCAAGCATTGCAGGCAGATTTAGAAATTGCTGAGGCAGCCTATGAAGAAATGCGCCAGTCTACGGTGGCACGCCTCCAGGTGCTGCAGCGACAACAGGGCAGTACAGGGTGGGCAGTCCTGCTACAGAGTGAAAACTTCAATCAGTTTTTAGAGCGCCGCTATCAGCTTAAGCGAGTCTATGATGCCGATCGCAACGTGCTGATAGACGTTAAGGCCAAGGCAGATGAAATTAAAGCCCAGCGAGAAATTGTCGAAGCCCAAAAGAATAATGTTGCCCTGCTGAGGCAAGAACTGCTGGCGAAAAAGCAACAATATGAAGCGGAAGCCGTTCAGCAAGAACAGCTTATTAGTCGCCTGAACCAAGATCAGGCGGCCCTAGAAGCGGCTCAAGCCCAGCTCGCCCGAGACTCGGAATCCATTGCAGTTCTGATTCGAGAGAAAGTAGCCGCTTCTTCAGGGGCTGTCCGTGGCACCGGTATCTTTGTATATCCGGTCAACGGCCGCATTACCAGTGGGTTTGGCAATCGCCGACATCCCATTTTGGGTCGCACTCGCTTCCATGCAGGGGTTGATTTTGGGGCCAGCCATGGGACTGCGATTTACGCCGCAGATGCTGGCGAGGTTATTTTTGCTGGATGGTATGGGGGCTATGGGCGTGCTGTCATCATCGACCATGGCGGCGGCATTACCACCTTGTACGCCCATGCGAGTCGTCTATATGTCAGCGTAGGGCAATCTGTGAGCCAGGGGCAGGCGATCGCAGCTGTAGGGTCAACAGGGCTTTCCACCGGCCCACACCTGCATTTCGAGGTGCGCCAAAACGGTAACCCGGTTAACCCAATGGCCTATCTCTGA
- a CDS encoding NAD(P)/FAD-dependent oxidoreductase — translation MNRKICIVGGGPAGLSCALWVKYLGLSPIILEKHSRLGGLQHTNSFQNTWYMGIPGKNGQAFIQDFIRHAEAETLPTLLNASPQKITQSGDDFHITVGRTEILAKALVICTGQHIRRYDHVQEIAGSEVLKDSPQVCFNPGSTPLQVPYVAGQHVAIIGGGDNGLATAALMASTADHIHLIVRSEIRGFGLYKQWVMDGIQSGKITLHQPAHIQRFETKGDQIGITLWNGDRNPVTLPVDFICFRLGLSPNVKAIDTSLQNSGIGRLALTPSGYIKTDEFCRTSIPRIYAAGDVANQRDPCVATAVAQGTIAARSLEADLRSRCWRFS, via the coding sequence ATTAATCGCAAGATTTGCATCGTTGGCGGTGGTCCAGCCGGTTTATCCTGTGCCCTCTGGGTTAAATATTTAGGTCTATCCCCCATTATCCTGGAAAAACACAGCCGGCTAGGGGGGCTGCAGCATACCAACTCCTTCCAAAATACTTGGTATATGGGGATTCCTGGCAAAAATGGCCAAGCCTTCATTCAGGACTTTATTCGCCATGCCGAAGCAGAAACCTTGCCCACCCTGCTCAATGCTTCTCCTCAGAAGATTACACAATCAGGCGATGACTTTCACATAACCGTCGGCAGAACTGAAATTCTGGCCAAGGCTCTGGTCATTTGCACCGGGCAGCATATCAGACGTTATGACCATGTACAGGAGATCGCGGGCAGTGAGGTTTTGAAAGACTCTCCCCAGGTGTGCTTTAACCCTGGTTCTACCCCACTGCAGGTGCCCTATGTCGCTGGTCAGCATGTGGCCATCATTGGAGGGGGGGACAATGGGCTGGCTACGGCAGCCCTGATGGCTAGCACTGCAGATCACATTCATCTGATTGTGCGATCCGAAATTCGGGGGTTTGGGCTCTACAAGCAATGGGTGATGGATGGCATCCAGTCGGGCAAAATTACGCTGCACCAACCGGCCCACATTCAGCGGTTTGAAACGAAGGGCGATCAAATCGGCATTACCTTGTGGAATGGCGACCGCAATCCAGTAACTTTACCAGTAGACTTTATTTGTTTTCGGCTGGGTTTGTCCCCCAATGTGAAGGCGATCGACACGTCCTTACAAAACAGCGGGATCGGGCGTTTGGCGCTAACGCCCAGCGGCTACATTAAAACCGATGAATTTTGCCGCACGTCGATTCCGAGAATTTATGCAGCGGGAGATGTGGCTAATCAGCGTGATCCCTGCGTGGCCACTGCGGTGGCCCAGGGCACAATTGCTGCACGGAGCCTAGAGGCCGACCTGCGATCGCGGTGTTGGCGCTTTTCTTAA